The proteins below come from a single Mya arenaria isolate MELC-2E11 chromosome 6, ASM2691426v1 genomic window:
- the LOC128236817 gene encoding uncharacterized protein LOC128236817 isoform X1, with the protein MPHQRCRCYFSLQDSVATTVMVNDKEVNVRTITVEDRTGKVKVSLWRNIAAEPVVLGDVVAITNIVVNSKRYNNEESLSSTQFTKIEVTDMPNTEMTATILGLDLGDVESQLLTEQDGIFNVSNEVLVAAFQCQLEDITAKLPKTLNFIAKGQSVVTFNE; encoded by the exons ATGCCACATCAAAGATGTCGATGTTATTTCTCCTTGCAGGACAGCGTTGCCACTACAGTAATGGTGAATGACAAAGAGGTGAATGTGCGGACCATTACGGTGGAGGACCGTACTGGGAAGGTGAAAGTCAGCTTGTGGCGCAACATTGCAGCAGAGCCTGTGGTGTTGGGGGATGTTGTTGCCATCACCAATATTGTTGTCAACAGCAAGAGATATAACAATGAGGAATCCCTGTCGTCAACACAATTTACAAAGATAGAG GTTACTGACATGCCAAACACCGAGATGACGGCCACCATTCTAGGACTTGACCTGGGTGATGTGGAATCCCAGTTACTCACAGAACAGGATGGAATCTTCAATGTATCAAACGAAGTGCTAGTTGCAGCCTTTCAGTGTCAGTTGGAAGACATTACAGCCAAACTACCAAAAACACTGAATTTCATAGCCAAAGGACAGTCTGTGGTCACCTTTAATGagtga
- the LOC128236817 gene encoding uncharacterized protein LOC128236817 isoform X2 produces MVNDKEVNVRTITVEDRTGKVKVSLWRNIAAEPVVLGDVVAITNIVVNSKRYNNEESLSSTQFTKIEVTDMPNTEMTATILGLDLGDVESQLLTEQDGIFNVSNEVLVAAFQCQLEDITAKLPKTLNFIAKGQSVVTFNE; encoded by the exons ATGGTGAATGACAAAGAGGTGAATGTGCGGACCATTACGGTGGAGGACCGTACTGGGAAGGTGAAAGTCAGCTTGTGGCGCAACATTGCAGCAGAGCCTGTGGTGTTGGGGGATGTTGTTGCCATCACCAATATTGTTGTCAACAGCAAGAGATATAACAATGAGGAATCCCTGTCGTCAACACAATTTACAAAGATAGAG GTTACTGACATGCCAAACACCGAGATGACGGCCACCATTCTAGGACTTGACCTGGGTGATGTGGAATCCCAGTTACTCACAGAACAGGATGGAATCTTCAATGTATCAAACGAAGTGCTAGTTGCAGCCTTTCAGTGTCAGTTGGAAGACATTACAGCCAAACTACCAAAAACACTGAATTTCATAGCCAAAGGACAGTCTGTGGTCACCTTTAATGagtga